Proteins from a single region of Mucilaginibacter daejeonensis:
- a CDS encoding DNA-3-methyladenine glycosylase I, with product MKYHDEEWGKETHDDHVLFEFLVLESAQAGLSWITILRRRESYRKAFAGFDVKKVAAFDDEDVERLMQDEGIIRNRLKILAAINNAKLFMEVQKEFGSFDRYLYSFMPDGRSVNNLPGSIPVSTPISDAISKNMKKRGFKFFGTTICYAYMQATGMVNDHVVDCAFK from the coding sequence ATGAAATATCATGACGAGGAATGGGGCAAGGAAACACATGATGACCACGTGTTATTTGAGTTCCTGGTGTTGGAATCGGCACAAGCAGGTTTGAGCTGGATCACCATTTTGCGCCGCCGCGAAAGCTACCGAAAAGCATTCGCTGGCTTTGATGTGAAAAAGGTAGCGGCCTTTGATGACGAAGATGTGGAACGCCTAATGCAGGATGAAGGCATCATCCGTAACCGGTTGAAGATACTGGCCGCTATCAATAACGCTAAACTCTTCATGGAGGTGCAAAAAGAATTTGGCTCGTTCGACCGATACCTGTACAGCTTCATGCCCGATGGTCGGTCTGTCAACAACTTACCCGGAAGCATCCCCGTGAGCACACCCATATCTGATGCGATAAGCAAGAATATGAAAAAGCGCGGCTTTAAATTCTTCGGCACCACCATTTGCTACGCTTACATGCAAGCCACCGGCATGGTGAACGATCACGTGGTGGATTGCGCGTTCAAGTAG